A region of Vigna radiata var. radiata cultivar VC1973A chromosome 6, Vradiata_ver6, whole genome shotgun sequence DNA encodes the following proteins:
- the LOC106764179 gene encoding probable O-methyltransferase 3, which produces MESRGEDEAAKLLRAQTHIWNHIFNFINSMSLKCVVELGIADIIHNHGQPISLSNLIASLPIXSSKTHFIPRLMRIMVHSGFFSQLNHTDNDLEVKYALTDASFLLLKSHEMSMAPFLQAMLDPVLTNPWTQFSSWFKNGITTPFEMTHGKSFWEYAGSDPRFNILFNDAMASDAQLITSWVIEKCKGVFMGLESLVDVGGGTGTMGKAIAESFPQLECIVFDLPHVVSGLQESENLKYIGGDMFEAIPPTNAILLKCILHDWNDEECVRILKKCKEAISKKGKEGKVIIIDMVMDNEVKDKEYVETQLFFDMLMMVLVKGKERNEKEWVKLFSSAGFNNYTITPVLGSRSLIQIYP; this is translated from the exons ATGGAATCCCGTGGTGAAGACGAGGCTGCAAAACTACTGAGGGCTCAAACACACATATGGAATCATATTTTTAACTTCATAAACTCCATGTCCCTTAAGTGTGTTGTTGAGTTAGGCATAGCAGACATCATACACAACCATGGCCAACCCATCTCACTCTCAAACCTCATTGCTTCACTTCCAATTCANTCTTCCAAAACTCACTTCATCCCTCGCTTGATGCGAATCATGGTCCATTCTGGCTTCTTCTCTCAACTCAATCACACCGACAACGACCTTGAAGTCAAGTATGCACTCACTGATGCCTCTTTCCTTCTGCTTAAGAGCCATGAAATGAGTATGGCACCTTTCCTGCAGGCCATGCTTGATCCAGTTTTAACAAATCCATGGACTCAGTTTTCTAGTTGGTTCAAAAATGGTATTACTACACCCTTTGAAATGACGCATGGGAAATCGTTTTGGGAGTATGCTGGAAGTGATCCCAGATTTAACATCTTATTCAATGATGCGATGGCAAGTGATGCTCAACTAATAACTAGTTGGGTGATTGAGAAATGCAAAGGGGTGTTCATGGGATTGGAGTCATTGGTTGATGTTGGGGGAGGTACAGGAACCATGGGAAAGGCCATTGCCGAATCCTTCCCTCAGTTGGAATGCATTGTATTTGATCTTCCACATGTTGTTTCTGGCTTGCAAGAAAGCGAAAACCTTAAATATATTGGAGGGGACATGTTTGAGGCAATTCCTCCAACAAATGCCATTTTGTTGAAG TGCATATTACATGACTGGAACGATGAGGAGTGTGTGAGAATATTGAAGAAATGCAAGGAAGCTATATCTAAGAAAGGGAAAGAAGGGAAAGTGATAATCATAGACATGGTGATGGATAATGAAGTGAAAGATAAAGAATATGTTGAAACACAGCTTTTCTTTGACATGTTGATGATGGTGTTGGTGAAGGGAAAGGAGAGAAACGAGAAGGAATGGGTTAAGTTGTTTTCCTCTGCTGGTTTCAATAACTACACAATAACTCCCGTTTTGGGGTCAAGGTCTCTTATTCAGATCTATCCATAG
- the LOC106764180 gene encoding probable O-methyltransferase 3, translated as MESHDAKLLRAQTHIWNHIFSFINSMSLKCVVELGIPDIIHNHGQPISLSNLIASLPIHSSKTHFIPRLMRIMVHSGFFSQLNHTDNDLEVKYALTDASLLLVKSHQMSMAPFLQAQLDPVLTNPWTQVSSWFKNGITTSFEMTHGKSFWEYAGSDPRINILFNDARASDAQLITSWVIEKCKGVFMGLESLVDVGGGTGTMGKAIAESFPQLECIVFDLPHVVSGLQGSDNLKYVGGDMFEAIPPADAILLKWILHAWSDEECVRILKKCKEAISKKGKVGKVIIIDIVMDNEVKDEEYVETQLFFDMLMMVVLNGKERNEKEWVKLFSSAGFNNYDITPVLGIRSLIQIHP; from the exons ATGGAATCCCATGACGCCAAACTACTGAGGGCTCAAACACACATATGGAATCATATTTTTAGCTTCATAAACTCCATGTCCCTTAAATGTGTTGTTGAGTTAGGAATACCAGACATCATACACAACCATGGCCAACCCATCTCACTCTCAAACCTCATTGCTTCACTTCCAATTCACTCTTCCAAAACTCACTTCATCCCTCGCTTGATGCGAATCATGGTCCATTCTGGCTTCTTCTCTCAACTCAATCACACCGATAACGACCTTGAAGTCAAATATGCACTCACTGATGCCTCTTTGCTTCTGGTTAAGAGCCATCAAATGAGTATGGCACCTTTCCTGCAGGCCCAGCTTGATCCAGTTTTAACAAATCCATGGACTCAGGTTTCTAGTTGGTTCAAAAATGGTATTACTACATCCTTTGAAATGACGCATGGGAAATCGTTTTGGGAGTATGCTGGCAGTGATCCCAGAATTAATATCTTATTCAATGATGCTAGGGCAAGTGATGCTCAACTAATCACTAGTTGGGTGATTGAGAAATGCAAAGGGGTGTTCATGGGATTGGAGTCATTGGTTGATGTTGGGGGAGGTACAGGAACCATGGGAAAGGCCATTGCCGAATCCTTCCCTCAGTTGGAATGCATTGTATTTGATCTTCCACATGTTGTTTCTGGCTTGCAAGGAAGTGACAACCTTAAATATGTTGGAGGGGACATGTTTGAGGCAATTCCTCCGGCCGATGCCATTTTGTTGAAG TGGATATTACATGCCTGGAGCGATGAGGAGTGTGTGAGAATATTGAAGAAATGCAAGGAAGCTATATCTAAGAAAGGCAAAGTAGGGAAGGTGATAATCATAGACATTGTGATGGATAATgaagtgaaagatgaagaatatGTTGAAACACAACTCTTCTTTGATATGTTAATGATGGTGGTTCTCAACGGAAAAGAGAGAAACGAAAAAGAATGGGTTAAGCTGTTTTCCTCTGCTGGATTCAATAACTACGACATAACTCCCGTTTTGGGCATAAGGTCTCTCATTCAGATCCATCCATAG